From Medicago truncatula cultivar Jemalong A17 chromosome 7, MtrunA17r5.0-ANR, whole genome shotgun sequence, a single genomic window includes:
- the LOC25499014 gene encoding eukaryotic translation initiation factor 3 subunit M isoform X1 → MTTVVPTSEEDAALSVVRFASELAWADAGPEVAEPQVSRLCLEGEEFIAMGKWLELASLMITSAELIFSKVSEKDVESIFTIICNLVTKTENPDEVMEIVKVITAKLVQQPNEKPAVRLKILINFYNLLETPYCQFYVYMKALNLAVDGKVTQYIIPSFKKIDSFLKEWKIGTPEQRELFLTISNVLKENKSMSKDSFKFLTNYLATFSGEEAHVLSEAKEEAVRAIVDFVKAPDVFQCDLLDMPAVGQLENDAKYALLYQLLKIFLTQRLDVYLEYHTANSTLLNDYGLVHEECIAKMRLMSLVDLSSDGSGQIPYELIRDTLQINDDEVELLVFKAITAKLIDCKMDQMNQVVLVSHHTDRVFGQHQWQTLRTKLVTWRENISNVISTIQANKVSEDGSQAAQGLVVH, encoded by the exons ATGACCACGGTGGTTCCTACTTCTGAAGAAGACGCTGCTCTTTCCGTCGTCCGATTCGCCTCCGAGCTTGCCTGGGCTGATGCTGGTCCCGAG GTTGCTGAGCCTCAAGTTAGCAGACTTTGCTTGGAGGGTGAAGAATTCATTGCTATGGGAAAGTGGTTGGAGCTGGCATCATTGATGATTACTTCTGCTGAATTGATTTTCTCAAAAGTTTCTGAAAAAG ATGTAGAGTCCATCTTCACTATTATCTGCAATCTTGTTACGAAGACTGAGAATCCAGATGAAGTCATGGAGATTGTGAAAGTTATAACTGCAAAATTAGTTCAGCAGCCAAATGAAAAGCCTGCGGTGCGATTGAAAAT tttgatcaatttttataaTCTTTTGGAGACTCCATACTGCCAGTTTTATGTCTACATGAAGGCATTGAATTTGGCTGTTGATGGAAAAGTCACACAATACATTATACCTTCATTCAAAAAGATCGATAGCTTCTTGAAAGAGTGGAAAATTGGGACACCGGAACAGAGAGAGCTGTTTCTCACCATCTCTAATGTTTTGAAGGAAAACAAAAG cATGTCAAAGGATTCTTTTAAGTTCCTCACCAATTATCTTGCTACTTTTTCTGGAGAAGAGGCGCATGTTTTGAGTGAAGCCAAGGAGGAAGCTGTGCGTGCAATTGTTGATTTTGTCAAGGCACCTGACGTATTTCAG TGTGATTTACTGGACATGCCTGCTGTTGGGCAACTGGAGAATGATGCCAAATATGCTCTGTTATATCAGCTTCTCAAGATTTTTCTTACTCAGAGGCTTGATGTATACTTAGAGTATCACACTGCAAATTCCACCTTATTGAATGACTATG GCCTTGTGCATGAAGAATGCATTGCAAAAATGCGATTGATGTCATTGGTTGATCTCAGCTCTGATGGATCTGGCCAAATTCCTTATGAACTTATTAGGGACACACTTCAG ATCAATGATGATGAAGTTGAACTATTGGTGTTTAAAGCAATAACTGCAAAGTTAATTGACTGTAAGATGGACCAAATGAATCAAGTTGTCCTTGTTAG TCATCACACCGATCGGGTTTTTGGTCAGCATCAATGGCAAACACTGAGAACAAAGCTAGTGACTTGGAGG gaaaatatttcaaatgtGATCAGTACCATTCAAGCCAACAAAGTATCAGAAGATGGGTCCCAGGCAGCCCAAGGTTTGGTAGTTCACTGA
- the LOC25499015 gene encoding tRNA-uridine aminocarboxypropyltransferase 2, with protein MDPEREEGETHHLPIPTSPETHRRSICSNCRRPNSVCLCHALPAKPIPTTTRILILHHPQEAKHKLSTTPILTKSLLNATSITGRRLRRGKSPLLDHSPPAIYLFPSTTSSPAINISDFKLSELKRNGDDGLVLIAFDATWKHAKEMVKASEGYLSKFAVRVCLGMEDERVSGGSIYDSELILRKEPFGGCVSTMEAVARALRVLEPNGIEIEASLIGILKEMVRLQAGFLKPMNPRPKLLKMKKLKEVEECESSENEKL; from the exons ATGGACCCCGAAAGAGAAGAAGGCGAAACTCATCACCTCCCAATCCCAACCTCGCCGGAGACTCACCGTCGTTCCATCTGCTCCAACTGCCGGCGACCAAATTCAGTATGTCTCTGTCACGCGCTTCCCGCAAAACCCATCCCAACCACCACCCgaatcctcatccttcaccacCCTCAAGAAGCCAAACACAAACTCTCCACCACTCCAATCCTCACCAAATCCCTCCTCAATGCCACCTCCATCACCGGCCGCCGTCTCCGCCGCGGCAAATCCCCTCTCCTCGACCATTCTCCTCCCGCCATCTACCTCTTTCCATCCACCACTTCCTCACCGGCAATCAACATCTCCGACTTCAAACTATCGGAGCTGAAACGCAACGGCGACGACGGCCTGGTGTTGATCGCATTCGACGCCACGTGGAAGCATGCAAAGGAGATGGTGAAGGCAAGCGAGGGGTATTTGTCGAAATTTGCGGTTAGGGTATGTTTAGGAATGGAAGATGAGAGAGTGAGTGGGGGAAGTATTTATGATTCTGAATTGATTTTGAGGAAGGAACCTTTTGGTGGCTGTGTGAGTACTATGGAGGCTGTGGCTAGAGCATTAAGGGTTCTTGAGCCTAATGGGATTGAGATTGAGGCCAGTTTGATTGGGATTTTGAAGGAAATGGTGAGGTTGCAGGCTGGTTTTTTAAAGCCTATGAATCCCAGACCcaaattgttgaagatgaagaagcttAAGGAAGTAGAAGAGTGTGAGAGTTCTGAAAATG AAAAGCTGTGA
- the LOC25499014 gene encoding eukaryotic translation initiation factor 3 subunit M isoform X2: MGKWLELASLMITSAELIFSKVSEKDVESIFTIICNLVTKTENPDEVMEIVKVITAKLVQQPNEKPAVRLKILINFYNLLETPYCQFYVYMKALNLAVDGKVTQYIIPSFKKIDSFLKEWKIGTPEQRELFLTISNVLKENKSMSKDSFKFLTNYLATFSGEEAHVLSEAKEEAVRAIVDFVKAPDVFQCDLLDMPAVGQLENDAKYALLYQLLKIFLTQRLDVYLEYHTANSTLLNDYGLVHEECIAKMRLMSLVDLSSDGSGQIPYELIRDTLQINDDEVELLVFKAITAKLIDCKMDQMNQVVLVSHHTDRVFGQHQWQTLRTKLVTWRENISNVISTIQANKVSEDGSQAAQGLVVH, translated from the exons ATGGGAAAGTGGTTGGAGCTGGCATCATTGATGATTACTTCTGCTGAATTGATTTTCTCAAAAGTTTCTGAAAAAG ATGTAGAGTCCATCTTCACTATTATCTGCAATCTTGTTACGAAGACTGAGAATCCAGATGAAGTCATGGAGATTGTGAAAGTTATAACTGCAAAATTAGTTCAGCAGCCAAATGAAAAGCCTGCGGTGCGATTGAAAAT tttgatcaatttttataaTCTTTTGGAGACTCCATACTGCCAGTTTTATGTCTACATGAAGGCATTGAATTTGGCTGTTGATGGAAAAGTCACACAATACATTATACCTTCATTCAAAAAGATCGATAGCTTCTTGAAAGAGTGGAAAATTGGGACACCGGAACAGAGAGAGCTGTTTCTCACCATCTCTAATGTTTTGAAGGAAAACAAAAG cATGTCAAAGGATTCTTTTAAGTTCCTCACCAATTATCTTGCTACTTTTTCTGGAGAAGAGGCGCATGTTTTGAGTGAAGCCAAGGAGGAAGCTGTGCGTGCAATTGTTGATTTTGTCAAGGCACCTGACGTATTTCAG TGTGATTTACTGGACATGCCTGCTGTTGGGCAACTGGAGAATGATGCCAAATATGCTCTGTTATATCAGCTTCTCAAGATTTTTCTTACTCAGAGGCTTGATGTATACTTAGAGTATCACACTGCAAATTCCACCTTATTGAATGACTATG GCCTTGTGCATGAAGAATGCATTGCAAAAATGCGATTGATGTCATTGGTTGATCTCAGCTCTGATGGATCTGGCCAAATTCCTTATGAACTTATTAGGGACACACTTCAG ATCAATGATGATGAAGTTGAACTATTGGTGTTTAAAGCAATAACTGCAAAGTTAATTGACTGTAAGATGGACCAAATGAATCAAGTTGTCCTTGTTAG TCATCACACCGATCGGGTTTTTGGTCAGCATCAATGGCAAACACTGAGAACAAAGCTAGTGACTTGGAGG gaaaatatttcaaatgtGATCAGTACCATTCAAGCCAACAAAGTATCAGAAGATGGGTCCCAGGCAGCCCAAGGTTTGGTAGTTCACTGA